In Candidatus Dadabacteria bacterium, a genomic segment contains:
- the murD gene encoding UDP-N-acetylmuramoyl-L-alanine--D-glutamate ligase → MDLDENRFLIVGLGITGVETSKFLHSKGASVKATDSREAGELRPVVEKLAAGGVEIRCGTHAPEFFEWADTIVLSPGVRFDLPEIRNAQVAGKTVISEIELAWNFLSKPVIGITGTNGKTTTTSLLSEMLKRSGIKIFTGGNIGTPLISVAEKDDEYDFLLLELSSFQLQGIKDFSPHIAVILNISPNHLDHHSSMEEYEAAKLGLFANQKENDWAVFNADDPAVLKGSDSFRAKKISFGTGQEKTDVYCKEDEIVFGELSFYLRNSALVGEHNKENIMAAVAVAGVLGCQRDPVQKSINEFRPLPHRMEFVLTTRGVDVYNDSKSTTPFATLRAIESLSPPIILVAGGKDKGIDYNCLKDAVASKVKALVLIGETREKMRAQLGDLAQTTCADSLKEATQNAFELSNAGDTLLFSPGCSSFDMFGSYEERGNLFKEIVRDV, encoded by the coding sequence ATGGATCTCGACGAAAACAGATTCTTGATCGTGGGGCTCGGGATAACCGGAGTAGAAACTTCAAAATTCCTCCACTCCAAAGGAGCCTCGGTGAAAGCAACAGACTCGAGGGAAGCCGGGGAACTCCGACCCGTGGTGGAGAAACTCGCGGCGGGAGGCGTGGAAATCCGCTGCGGGACTCACGCACCCGAATTCTTCGAATGGGCCGATACGATAGTACTGAGTCCAGGGGTAAGGTTCGATCTTCCCGAGATCAGGAACGCCCAAGTAGCGGGAAAAACGGTAATAAGCGAAATCGAGCTTGCGTGGAACTTCTTATCAAAACCGGTAATAGGCATAACGGGAACAAACGGAAAGACAACGACCACGTCCCTTCTCTCGGAAATGCTCAAACGAAGCGGAATAAAAATCTTTACGGGAGGAAATATAGGAACGCCCCTTATATCGGTAGCTGAAAAAGACGACGAATACGACTTCCTGCTGCTTGAACTCAGCAGCTTTCAGCTCCAGGGAATAAAGGATTTTTCTCCCCACATCGCGGTAATCCTCAACATATCACCGAACCACCTAGACCACCATTCGAGCATGGAAGAATACGAAGCGGCTAAGCTCGGGCTTTTCGCAAACCAGAAAGAAAATGACTGGGCAGTATTCAATGCGGACGATCCGGCGGTGCTTAAGGGCTCGGACAGCTTCAGGGCAAAAAAAATATCTTTCGGAACTGGGCAAGAGAAAACCGACGTCTACTGCAAGGAAGATGAAATAGTGTTCGGAGAGCTTTCCTTCTATCTTCGGAACTCGGCACTTGTCGGAGAACATAACAAGGAAAACATAATGGCAGCGGTGGCCGTTGCGGGAGTACTGGGCTGTCAGCGGGATCCGGTGCAGAAAAGCATAAACGAATTCCGCCCACTTCCGCACAGAATGGAATTCGTGCTGACGACAAGGGGGGTAGATGTGTACAACGACTCAAAATCCACAACTCCATTCGCCACTCTGAGAGCAATTGAGAGCCTCTCCCCGCCGATCATACTGGTTGCCGGAGGAAAGGACAAAGGAATCGACTACAACTGCCTTAAGGACGCAGTGGCAAGCAAGGTAAAAGCCCTGGTCCTGATAGGGGAGACAAGAGAGAAAATGCGCGCCCAACTGGGCGACCTAGCGCAGACAACATGCGCGGACTCCCTGAAAGAGGCGACGCAAAACGCTTTTGAACTGTCCAATGCTGGAGACACGCTCCTGTTTTCGCCCGGGTGTTCAAGTTTTGACATGTTCGGCTCATACGAGGAAAGGGGAAATCTGTTTAAGGAGATCGTAAGAGATGTTTGA
- the ftsW gene encoding putative lipid II flippase FtsW produces MFDFKNRDFDVLLLGLVLIVAGIGVVAVYNSSSIYSLETYNNSMRFLKFHVIYLLVGITAMVTLMHVKPSFVRKLVYPGYLLGLALLVIVLLPEIGKEVGGGRRWISVWGFSFQPSEFCKYMLVIYMAHFLFKKEDKMDSFWIGIFSPLLAGGAYVGLILAGPDLGTSFLVLAILFIMLFVGGAKLRHLLSIGIGAVGLLVLAIIKEGYRMERIMSFLDPWKDPLGSGYQAVQSFMAFGIGGIYGSGLGNSSQKLLFLPQAHTDFIFSIIGEEFGFVGVITLIVLFLMILGRCVRISMRAEDPFSRYMVFGFTALITLQAALNMGVAVGLFPTTGLTLPLVSYGGSSLVSTLAAFGIILSVSRFSAEE; encoded by the coding sequence ATGTTTGATTTCAAAAACAGGGATTTTGACGTACTGCTCCTCGGGCTCGTCCTCATAGTGGCGGGAATCGGGGTGGTGGCCGTATACAACTCAAGCTCCATATACTCCCTTGAAACCTATAACAACTCGATGCGGTTTCTCAAATTCCACGTCATATATCTTCTCGTTGGAATAACGGCCATGGTGACATTGATGCACGTGAAGCCGTCTTTTGTAAGAAAGCTGGTTTACCCGGGTTATCTGCTCGGACTCGCTTTACTCGTAATCGTGCTTTTGCCTGAAATAGGAAAGGAAGTCGGCGGGGGACGAAGGTGGATTTCGGTCTGGGGATTCTCGTTTCAGCCGTCTGAGTTCTGCAAGTACATGCTGGTCATCTACATGGCGCACTTCCTGTTCAAGAAGGAGGACAAGATGGACAGCTTCTGGATCGGCATATTTTCTCCCCTGCTTGCCGGTGGTGCCTACGTGGGACTTATCTTGGCCGGGCCAGACCTCGGAACCTCTTTCCTCGTTCTGGCAATTCTTTTCATAATGCTCTTTGTCGGAGGAGCAAAACTCCGGCACCTGCTCAGCATCGGAATCGGGGCCGTGGGACTGCTCGTGCTGGCTATCATCAAAGAGGGTTACAGAATGGAGAGAATAATGTCCTTCCTAGATCCGTGGAAAGACCCCCTCGGCTCGGGATACCAGGCCGTTCAGTCGTTCATGGCCTTCGGTATCGGCGGAATATACGGAAGCGGGCTCGGGAACAGTTCCCAGAAACTGCTTTTCCTTCCCCAGGCCCACACGGATTTCATCTTTTCGATAATAGGCGAGGAATTCGGATTCGTAGGGGTAATAACGTTAATCGTGCTTTTCCTCATGATTCTGGGAAGGTGCGTAAGGATATCCATGCGGGCGGAAGATCCTTTCTCAAGATACATGGTATTTGGTTTCACGGCGCTCATAACGCTCCAGGCGGCGCTTAACATGGGAGTTGCGGTCGGCCTCTTCCCCACCACGGGGCTGACGCTGCCTCTTGTAAGCTACGGAGGAAGCTCTCTTGTATCGACGCTTGCGGCGTTCGGAATCATCCTGAGCGTCTCTAGATTCAGTGCTGAGGAATGA
- the murG gene encoding undecaprenyldiphospho-muramoylpentapeptide beta-N-acetylglucosaminyltransferase: MMRVIIAGGGTGGHVFPAISIAEEILERNSGNEVMFVGTEQGIEKMILREKGYRVEFIKSRGIVGKSFSQKVIAVISILGAMLSSLRILRDFRPDVVIGVGGYASGPTLLCASMSSIPTAVCEQNSVPGLANRILSRFVGKIFITFEESKRHLPAEKTVLTGNPIRRDLARGAAEKKARQGAWQNVFVLGGSQGARKLNEIVPQSLAKLGTRVDVTHQTGEVHIESVRETYRQFGISAEVFGFTDDMSRIYEKTDLVICRAGSGTLSEITAFGIPSILIPLASSTHDHQLKNARILESNAAAAVIEEKELSVEGLCAVIEKTLEQETLDRMAENSRKLARPHAVREIVDEIEHIIG; encoded by the coding sequence ATGATGAGAGTGATAATAGCCGGAGGAGGAACAGGAGGACACGTATTCCCCGCGATATCAATCGCGGAGGAAATACTTGAGAGAAACAGCGGAAACGAGGTTATGTTCGTGGGCACCGAACAGGGAATCGAAAAAATGATTCTTCGAGAGAAAGGATACAGAGTCGAATTCATAAAATCAAGGGGAATTGTAGGGAAAAGTTTCTCCCAGAAGGTGATAGCGGTGATTTCAATACTAGGAGCGATGCTGAGTTCCCTCAGGATACTTAGGGATTTCAGGCCCGATGTAGTTATAGGAGTCGGTGGATACGCATCCGGACCTACCCTGCTTTGCGCCTCCATGAGTTCCATCCCGACCGCCGTCTGCGAACAGAACTCCGTCCCGGGGCTTGCCAACAGAATTCTCTCGAGATTCGTCGGCAAGATATTCATAACTTTCGAAGAAAGCAAAAGGCATCTTCCGGCGGAAAAAACCGTGCTCACCGGAAATCCCATAAGACGCGATCTCGCACGTGGGGCCGCGGAGAAAAAAGCCCGCCAAGGCGCCTGGCAAAACGTATTCGTACTCGGAGGAAGCCAGGGAGCGCGGAAACTGAACGAAATCGTTCCCCAGTCACTGGCAAAACTCGGCACGCGGGTAGACGTGACCCATCAGACCGGGGAAGTCCACATAGAAAGTGTGAGGGAAACTTACCGTCAGTTCGGCATTTCGGCCGAAGTGTTCGGATTTACAGACGACATGTCGCGGATATATGAAAAAACGGATCTCGTGATCTGCAGAGCCGGCTCCGGAACGCTGTCCGAGATAACGGCGTTCGGCATACCGTCAATACTGATCCCGCTTGCCTCCTCCACGCATGACCACCAGCTGAAAAACGCCAGGATCCTGGAGTCAAACGCGGCGGCAGCGGTGATTGAGGAAAAGGAACTTTCGGTCGAAGGTCTTTGCGCGGTTATTGAGAAAACCCTTGAACAGGAAACCCTCGATCGCATGGCGGAAAACTCGAGAAAACTCGCGCGGCCACATGCCGTCCGGGAAATTGTAGACGAAATCGAGCATATAATCGGGTAA